In one Parvibaculum sp. genomic region, the following are encoded:
- a CDS encoding LysR family transcriptional regulator, translating to MTDTSPGWELYRSFLAVVREGSLSGGARLLGLTQPTVGRHIDALEQSLGTALFTRSQGGLAPTELALALVPHAEAMSMAAEALQRAASGEAEEDRGTVRITASEMIGTEVLPPILARFSEEHPRIAIELVLSNRSDDLIRRDADIAIRMIRPTQTSLVARKCGTIGLGLHAHKNLIQRHGMPQSVDDLTQFPIIGFDRESSIRRLKDLGGFPLSRELFAFRCDSDVGQFAALRAGVGFGMCQYALALRYPDLVPVLPGAVEFELDVWIAMHEDLKTSRRMRLMFDHLAEEMTAYTREAAR from the coding sequence ATGACAGACACATCGCCCGGCTGGGAACTCTATCGCTCCTTCCTTGCGGTCGTCCGGGAGGGCAGCCTCTCGGGCGGGGCGCGGCTGCTCGGCCTGACGCAACCGACCGTCGGCCGCCATATCGACGCGCTGGAGCAATCGCTCGGCACCGCCCTTTTCACTCGCTCGCAGGGCGGGCTCGCGCCGACGGAACTGGCGCTCGCGCTGGTCCCCCATGCCGAGGCTATGTCGATGGCGGCGGAGGCGCTGCAACGCGCGGCTTCAGGCGAGGCGGAGGAAGATCGGGGCACGGTGCGCATCACCGCCAGCGAGATGATCGGGACGGAAGTGCTGCCGCCGATCCTTGCGCGCTTCAGCGAGGAACATCCCCGTATCGCCATCGAGCTTGTGCTGTCCAACCGCTCGGACGATCTCATCCGCCGCGACGCCGACATCGCCATCCGGATGATCCGGCCGACGCAAACCTCCCTTGTCGCGAGAAAATGCGGCACGATCGGGCTCGGCCTTCATGCGCACAAGAACCTGATCCAGCGGCACGGGATGCCGCAATCGGTCGACGACCTCACGCAATTCCCGATCATCGGTTTCGACCGGGAATCGTCGATCCGGCGGTTGAAGGACCTCGGCGGCTTTCCGCTCAGCCGCGAACTCTTCGCGTTCCGCTGCGACAGCGATGTCGGCCAGTTTGCGGCGCTCCGGGCGGGCGTCGGTTTCGGCATGTGCCAATATGCGCTGGCGCTGCGCTACCCCGATCTGGTGCCGGTGCTGCCGGGGGCGGTCGAGTTCGAGCTCGATGTCTGGATCGCGATGCATGAGGATTTGAAGACCAGCCGGCGGATGCGCCTGATGTTCGACCATCTGGCCGAGGAAATGACGGCCTATACGCGCGAAGCGGCGCGCTGA